From the genome of Triticum aestivum cultivar Chinese Spring chromosome 3B, IWGSC CS RefSeq v2.1, whole genome shotgun sequence, one region includes:
- the LOC123065911 gene encoding WUSCHEL-related homeobox 5, translating into MESVDHHDEAATRLSLSTPRPPAPLSLTPSPNSAALVNARWVPTREQLAVLEGLYRQGMRTPAAEEIHQVTARLQEHGPIEGKNVFHWFQNQQVRLRQREKQQRSDYFARQFRRPQPLPVLHSPSGHPFSPVQLQAPPAPNTPACNGEAMYMQQPCYMSRPAAQAAANATYYSQMQPKIVYPSAEMMAHGNVHAQAQAAMYYRAAFSNDSNTQQMRVLQSSPVAGSYGASDAYSHRPVLLNLFPQYPTFANRKKTRRVGRVGSARPSSSGSISWETESPKIPNTHIVVDL; encoded by the exons ATGGAGAGCGTCGACCACCACGACGAAGCCGCCACCCGCCTGTCCCTTTCCACTCCCCGTCCGCCGGCACCGCTCTCCCTGACGCCATCGCCCAACTCGGCGGCGCTGGTGAACGCGCGCTGGGTGCCGACAAGGGAGCAGCTGGCCGTGCTGGAGGGGCTGTACCGCCAGGGGATGCGCACCCCCGCCGCCGAGGAGATACATCAGGTGACGGCGAGGCTGCAGGAGCACGGCCCCATCGAGGGTAAGAACGTCTTCCACTGGTTCCAGAACCAGCAGGTCCGGCTGCGCCAGAGGGAGAAGCAGCAGCGATCCGACTACTTCGCCAGGCAGTTCCGCCGTCCCCAGCCGCTACCCGTGCTCCACAGCCCCTCTGGTCACCCCTTCTCCCCGGTCCAGCTGCAGGCGCCGCCGGCGCCGAACACTCCTGCATGCAACGGAGAAG CAATGTACATGCAGCAGCCATGCTACATGTCAAGGCCAGCAGCACAGGCCGCGGCTAATGCAACCTACTACTCACAGATGCAGCCGAAGATAGTGTATCCGAGTGCGGAGATGATGGCGCATGGCAATGTACATGCACAAGCACAGGCCGCCATGTACTACCGGGCAGCATTTTCGAACGACTCCAACACACAACAAATGCGCGTACTCCAGTCCTCCCCGGTCGCCGGCAGCTACGGGGCGTCTGACGCCTACTCCCACCGCCCTGTGCTTCTGAATCTATTCCCACAGTATCCCACCTTTGCAAATCGCAAGAAGACCCGCCGCGTCGGGAGAGTTGGCTCCGCGAGGCCATCAAGCTCAGGGTCGATCTCTTGGGAGACGGAGAGTCCCAAGATCCCCAACACACACATTGTTGTCGATCTATGA